The Vulpes vulpes isolate BD-2025 chromosome 8, VulVul3, whole genome shotgun sequence genome has a window encoding:
- the LOC112917429 gene encoding uncharacterized protein — translation MAAAAVAGLIPVLHSVAGDKSGYYIGRQLWFGFIAVYGVVVYVVRMPWAPIHEDFWCHGNITNVCLIECFEKRFSSPVVGIWYFFFFIFLALFFLMEFFMAQIRHKQIKAKSVESVADEMEEGSMVGIQEHVPSPKKSILNFHQEKMLLLLYLLYFLLQVGAQCVFLVLLMYQHLPLVSQAVMRCSTESCPGPYFCLIRGTMEKRMSIYTLITLSFMIILFCLGFFMYSIHHYLLKGLASAKFWID, via the coding sequence ATGGCTGCAGCGGCAGTAGCTGGACTGATCCCTGTGCTACACTCTGTGGCTGGTGACAAATCCGGCTACTACATTGGACGGCAGCTGTGGTTTGGCTTCATTGCTGTGTATGGAGTGGTGGTGTACGTGGTCCGCATGCCATGGGCCCCCATCCATGAAGATTTCTGGTGCCACGGCAACATCACCAATGTTTGTTTAATTGAGTGTTTTGAGAAACGTTTTAGCAGTCCTGTAGTGGGAATTTggtacttctttttctttattttcttggccCTCTTCTTCCTCATGGAATTCTTCATGGCCCAGATTCGACATAAGCAGATCAAAGCCAAGTCAGTGGAGTCAGTGGCAGATGAAATGGAAGAGGGCTCCATGGTGGGAATCCAGGAGCATGTCCCTTCTCCAAAGAAGTCCATCCTGAACTTCCACCAAGAGAAGATGCTTTTGCTTTTGTACCTCCTCTACTTTCTCCTGCAGGTTGGTGCACAGTGCGTGTTTTTAGTCCTTCTCATGTACCAACACCTGCCCCTGGTGAGCCAAGCCGTCATGCGCTGCAGCACCGAGAGCTGCCCTGGACCCTATTTCTGCCTGATCCGGGGTACTATGGAGAAGCGAATGTCCATCTACACCCTCATTACCTTGTCCTTCATGATCATCCTCTTCTGCTTAGGTTTCTTCATGTACAGCATCCACCATTACCTGTTAAAAGGGCTTGCCAGTGCTAAGTTTTGGATTGACTAA